The Thiosulfativibrio zosterae genome has a window encoding:
- a CDS encoding TlpA family protein disulfide reductase — MSLIFKPMLAMFVACVMLLSVTQVAQAKETKDIAFVDLEGKVVKLSDFKGKWIVVNFWATWCPPCLKEIPDLTLFHDKHSEKDAVVLGVNYETNSVEKVKAFAQEQMINFPIVRIQGGADGRTTPFGVLRGLPTTYMISPEGDAVAATTGMVDTDALESFIQKYGQQGEAK, encoded by the coding sequence ATGTCACTCATTTTTAAACCTATGTTGGCTATGTTTGTAGCCTGTGTGATGTTATTAAGTGTGACTCAGGTTGCTCAAGCCAAAGAGACTAAAGATATTGCCTTTGTTGATTTAGAGGGCAAAGTGGTTAAATTATCTGATTTTAAAGGCAAATGGATTGTTGTTAATTTTTGGGCAACCTGGTGTCCTCCCTGCTTAAAAGAAATTCCAGATTTGACCTTATTTCATGACAAGCATTCAGAAAAAGATGCCGTCGTGCTGGGTGTTAATTACGAAACCAATTCCGTTGAAAAAGTAAAAGCCTTTGCTCAAGAACAAATGATTAATTTTCCAATTGTTCGCATTCAAGGGGGTGCAGATGGTCGCACTACGCCTTTTGGTGTTTTGAGAGGTTTACCTACCACCTATATGATTTCTCCAGAAGGTGACGCTGTTGCTGCGACAACGGGTATGGTTGATACGGATGCACTAGAGTCTTTTATTCAAAAATATGGTCAACAAGGTGAGGCAAAATGA
- a CDS encoding thioredoxin family protein, whose amino-acid sequence MMKKWWQKLAQSLMVLAMLGLPLQAAQASDFFDETFGNLQDELATAKENGKQGVFLFFEMEECPFCDRMKKTILVQPEVIKYFKEHFLTYQIDIEGASTLIDFDGTEGTSQSISEKKYRVRATPVMMFFDLEGNPTARYTGPTKTADEFMLLGKFVVEGIYKEMSFTKYKRSVTTDTAAQ is encoded by the coding sequence ATGATGAAAAAGTGGTGGCAAAAATTAGCACAATCTTTAATGGTTTTAGCAATGCTTGGTTTACCGCTTCAAGCGGCTCAAGCCAGTGATTTTTTTGATGAAACATTTGGTAACTTGCAAGATGAGTTAGCAACTGCTAAAGAAAATGGTAAACAGGGTGTTTTTCTATTTTTTGAAATGGAAGAATGTCCGTTTTGTGATCGTATGAAAAAAACCATTTTGGTTCAGCCAGAAGTCATTAAATATTTTAAAGAACATTTTTTGACTTACCAAATTGACATAGAGGGTGCCAGTACTTTAATTGATTTTGATGGCACTGAAGGCACATCGCAAAGTATCTCTGAAAAAAAATATCGTGTTCGTGCCACGCCCGTCATGATGTTTTTTGACCTAGAAGGCAACCCTACGGCTCGTTATACCGGGCCTACCAAAACAGCGGATGAGTTTATGTTGTTAGGCAAATTTGTGGTAGAGGGCATTTACAAAGAGATGTCGTTTACCAAATACAAACGCTCGGTAACCACTGACACGGCGGCACAATAA